The genomic segment CGGTGACGCTGGCCTCCCGGTCGCTTGACCGTGCCCCGTCCCACGGCGCCCATTTCTGCCACACGGCCGGCACCAGGCCGGCGGTGCCCTGCGCTCCGACGGCCTGCACCGCCTCGACCGGGGTCGCGGAGAACCGGGAGGCGGCCATCACCTGGCCGGCCAGCCGCGCCGGGGTCAGGGTGGGGCACGCCGTGGCGGCCTCGGTCAGCAGCCGGACATCGGCGTCGGAGACCCGGGCGCCGGGCAGTGGCTGCCCGGCATCGGCCGGGCGAGGAGCCACGGACGCGGTCAGGGTGACCATCGCGGCCAGCCCCAGGGCTGTCCCCACGAGCAGCCTGTGTCCGGTCCTTCCTGACATGCTCATCCGGATCGTTCTGTTTGGCACCGCCCCACACCTTCCCAAACCTGTCCGTTATGGACCCACTGCAAGCTAGATGCCTGCAGTACGGCGCACAGGCGACCAAGAAAGACATCACTGTGAATATTGGGTGAATCAGTGGGATGGCACCGGACGCACGGCGATCCCGAGGAGGTGGACCCATCGGTTGGCCACCTCTATGACACCAGCGCCTACACCCCCCGCAGCAGGACCGTGTCGAGATGACGATCAGGGCCGGTCTCCGCAGTGGAGACCGGCCCTGATTCGTCTGGCAGCCACGGTTGCTGCCTCGTCCCGAGTGGAGTCAACCGCCGCCCCTGCCTCCTCGCTGGTCCATTGGGCAACGGAGGTGGGGCGCGGGCAGCGGTCAGCTCGTCAGGACGACCGTGGAGATGCTGCGGGCGCCGACGTTGACGGAGACCTGCCCGCCGTTCACGCTCGTCGTCTGGCTGGCCGCGTTGGCGCTCAACGAGGTCAGGTAGTGCTCGGCCCGGGTGATGTTCTGCGGCACCTGGATCACCGCGTTGTTGACCGCGCTGTTCGACCGGTTGAGGATCACCAGCGTCGTCTTGCCGCCGCCGGTGTAGGCGGTGACCTCCAGCGGGTTGGCCTTGGAGCTCTTCGTCAGGGCGACCCGCTGGTAGCCGGGGCGCACGTACTTGGCGAACTGCGAGAAGGCGTACCCGCGCTTGAGCGGAGCCCCCGCGGTGGTGCCGTAGGCCGACTCACCGTCGCCGATGAAGGAGTAGAAGCGCTTGCCGTACCACCAGATGTAGGCGGTCCAGTTGGCCTCCATCGACCGGTGCACCGTACGCATGATGTCGTCGAGCGTCTCGTTCCAGACCGTCTGGTTGCCGGGGTTGCCCCAGATGTTGGAGCCGTTGCCGTCGGCCTCGTGCAGGTTCCACTCGGTCATCCACACCGGCTTGTTGTGCTGGTCGGCCAACGGGTACGACCGCAGCCGGCCGGATTCCTCGGTGCCGTACAGGTGGCCGCCGATGTAGCCGATGTTGTTGCGGGCGGTCGGGTCGTTCAGGGTCGGGTCGGTGTAGCTGTAGTTCAGGTTCACCGCCTCGGCCACCATCAGCCGGGTGTTCTGCACCCGGGTGCCGTGGTCGCGGACCCAGTTGCGCAGTTCGGTGCCGCTCCAGTCCATCGAGTCGTAGTTGGGGTGCCAGTCCGGTTCGTTCTGCACCGAGGTCACGTCGATGGTCACCCCTTGGCCGCGCATGTACTGCACGTAGCTGTTCAGGTGGTTGCCGTAGTCGTCGTAGTAGTCGGTGCGCAGCTTGCCGCCGTTGACCCGGCTGTTGTTCGTCTTGAACGACGCCGGCGCCGTCCACGGCGAGGCGAGGATCTTCACGTCCGAGCCGTACGACTTGGCCGTCCGCAGGGAGTTGACGTGGGTCGGCCACTCACCGGACTCCGGCGAGATGCCGGTTCGCACGATCGACAGTCCCAGTTGGTTGGCGCCGAGTCCGACAAGCGTCTGTGTTTCGGCCGTCGACCAGGCGCTGCCCCAGATCGAATGCGCGGCCCCGAAACCGTCGACCGTCTGGTACCTGGTGTTGCTGTTCACCGTGATGTCCGCCGGGCCAGCGGGTGGCGGGGTGGTCGGCGGTGGGGTGGTCGGCGGTGGGGTGGTCGGCGGTGGGGTGGTCGGCGGCGGGGTGGTGGGGTCGGGCGGCGTGGTCGGCACGGTGTCGCCGGTGCAGGCGACCCCGTTCATCTCGAAGCCGGTGGGTACGGGGTTGCTGCCGTTCCACGAGCCGTTGAAGCCGAACGACGTCGATCCGTTCGTCGGGATGGAGCCGTTGTAGCTGACGTTGCGGGCGGTGACGGCGGCTCCGCTCTGGGTCAGCGTCGTGTTCCACGCCTGCGTGATGGTCTGGCCTGCGGGGTAGGACCAGGTCAGGGTCCAGCTGGTCACCGGGTCGCCGAGATTGGTGATGGTGACGTTGGCGCC from the Solwaraspora sp. WMMD1047 genome contains:
- a CDS encoding cellulose binding domain-containing protein, with amino-acid sequence MRKLRARNLALMSTGAVLLASAAVAVALPAGAAAAGCSVNYAVSSQWPGGFGANVTITNLGDPVTSWTLTWSYPAGQTITQAWNTTLTQSGAAVTARNVSYNGSIPTNGSTSFGFNGSWNGSNPVPTGFEMNGVACTGDTVPTTPPDPTTPPPTTPPPTTPPPTTPPPTTPPPAGPADITVNSNTRYQTVDGFGAAHSIWGSAWSTAETQTLVGLGANQLGLSIVRTGISPESGEWPTHVNSLRTAKSYGSDVKILASPWTAPASFKTNNSRVNGGKLRTDYYDDYGNHLNSYVQYMRGQGVTIDVTSVQNEPDWHPNYDSMDWSGTELRNWVRDHGTRVQNTRLMVAEAVNLNYSYTDPTLNDPTARNNIGYIGGHLYGTEESGRLRSYPLADQHNKPVWMTEWNLHEADGNGSNIWGNPGNQTVWNETLDDIMRTVHRSMEANWTAYIWWYGKRFYSFIGDGESAYGTTAGAPLKRGYAFSQFAKYVRPGYQRVALTKSSKANPLEVTAYTGGGKTTLVILNRSNSAVNNAVIQVPQNITRAEHYLTSLSANAASQTTSVNGGQVSVNVGARSISTVVLTS